The genomic region ACTCAACGCAAGCATGAATGTTGAGCTGGATGATAAGAAAGCAAAGGAGAGAGAACGTTCTCGGAAAATGCGTGCCGCACGCCTATCCATCGAACTGTATCGAGAAGAGCAGGAACTGCGACACCAAATCGAAGAGTTTCCTTTTGAGTAAGTAAGACACCGGATCATATTGATCTCTGCTTAAGCGCCCAATCGCTTAAGAACAACAAGGTTTTCAGCCAATACACAGGCATTGGCAGTTGCCGTTATCGCCAAATTTTCTGGCCTCCGATTCTCATGATGGCCACGTGTGCTTTTCGCGCTTTAAA from Litoribrevibacter albus harbors:
- a CDS encoding PA3496 family putative envelope integrity protein; amino-acid sequence: MINGEKVSEVKTEILNASMNVELDDKKAKERERSRKMRAARLSIELYREEQELRHQIEEFPFE